CCTTATCCTCCTCTTGACGACCCactccttgatggcgtcgcTCGTGAGCCACCGCCTGATACCGGCCTCCCAGCCTCCGACGATGATCCTCCAGACCGAGAGCCAGCTGTCGCGCTCCGGGTGCGTCGCCGCGTACGCCTCGGGCGAGTACCCGACCCGCACCCTCGGGTTCAGGTACACCCCGAGGCTCTCCGACAGCGGGTTGTCGACGTGGATCAGGCAGCACTCGCTCGCCTCGAGgtgcttctcctcggccagcgaGTCGGGCACGGCGCGGAACGCCAACCTTCCCCGGCCGCCTTTCTCCCGGGACGCCGCCAGGAATGGCGCGGCGGGCATCGCCACGATGCCGTTCCAGCAGCTCCGCACGGGCACGGCGTCCGAGTATGCCGTCATCGCCTCCCTGCTCCGCCGCGACCGGAAGTACGGCCACGTCTGCATCAGGTGCGCCTGCCCATCCGAGTCCCGCAGCGCGAACGTGTCGTAGTAGGACGGCGGGTGCGAGAAGTCAAGCGAGCACGCCGCGGCGTAGAGGCCGTTGTTGGtgtcgagcagggcgaggacgtcTTCGGTCTGCGTGCGATGATGCGTCAGTCCGTGTGTCCCTGCCTCACTACTTCTGCCATAGTCATGACCACCACCTAGACGAGAGAGacaaagaaaagagagaggcCTACCGTAAACACAACATCGTTGAGGAATATCACCTTGTCAAAaacctcgccctcctccccccgcGCCCATAGGTCCTTTAGCGTCAGGTTCCTCAACCTCGCAAGGAAGGGGATCCGCCTCATCTCCCTCCGGCCCCTCGCCGTCCGGATCCagccctccctctcctcacCATCGGCGGGCAccgcctcgacctcctcgaggtgCGATCTGTCGTCTAGCACGATGTTCCGCCGCACCCCTCtcctctcgagctcctcgtcgagcgccCGCAGCGCCGCCTTGCTGTCGTCCCAGCTCCCACTCTCGTACACGCTCACGAACACGTTATCCCGCCCCAGTGCGTCGACGAGAGCCAGCACCGCGCCCGCCCAGTGTTCCCGAATCAGAGCCGCGTCGTTGTAGTGCATGCCGGCGATGTACACCCGCTCGGTGCGCCGCGGCCGGGTCGGATCGTGCCGCAGTGCCCCCGTCACGATGCGCTGCACgcgcagggcgtcgaggaaggtGTACACGGCGAAGACAAGAACGAGGTTGCGGAGACCGCGcgagcggaggaggcgtcgCGCGCTGAGGCGCAGGCCGTTGAAGAGGCCCATTAGAAAGGGcgaaagagggggggggtagaTTTCGTGGGTGATCTCGAGCTCGCTCCGCGGACTCGGAACACAGAGTCGGTTGAGTAATGGCGGTGACTGATCAGCCGTGATGGTAGGTATACACGAACAAAGTCAACAAACGAAACCTTTTTGCAGCAAGCGCCATTGAAGAAGTCGGGAATGTGCCAGTCGGGCATGTCATCGCCCGTTAACCGACCTCACCTCACTCTCTCTTGTACCGGCCAAGTCAAGCAAAAGCTGCCAACGAGACCCGTTTGCCGTTAGCTGTCCCAGAAATACGATTATATCGGTCTCGGCAGCGGGACGGGGGGTTGCACCTGGACTCCTAGAGGCTGGAGAGGTCCCCGACCTGGACCCCcatacctaccttacctttCTAGGCAGCCATTAAGGGAACCGGTGTCGTTGGAAGATGGGGCGAACAGGGTCCATTTTAGGGGCACAGCTATTGGCTGCTTCAAGCTACAGGGcacatccctcccccccccttggacACATCGCCCGACTGACACGAGTGATACATTGCCATGTGATACTACGGATACATGATTGGAGTCGCAATGTCATTTCATGACTTTTGATCCAAGGTGTGTCGTTCGTTCTAGAACACGCAGTTGACACGTCGTCACTATCCTTCAATCATAATGTTGGGAACAGAGCACCGTGGTTTTCGGTACTTTTTCTTATCACTGACTCAAGAAACTAGTTGTACACTCCAGGACGCCCCCTTTCGTTTGTCGTCTCGTCTTACAATCGCAAGCTGAACCCTCCCTCGTCCTTCCTCGGGCTCCTTGGTTACTGTATTTCCCTTGACCCTGTTTTTACTGCAGGTCGAGCTGGACGTCACGACAAGGGTTGGTCCGACTTTTCAACGGAGACATCATATAATCACCGTGGCAATTCCGCGCGGGTTTTGATTGCCGGGTTGCGGCCTTTGCTTATTTGGCAAAGTGCAGATCGTAGCCGAGCCACTTGCGACGGACAACTTCATCAACACTCAGACCCGGGTAGCCGTACGTCAGCGGCAGGAAGAAGTACCAGCCGGCGAGAGCAATGAGCAGGATGACGCCACAAGCAATCCACGCCCCGACGAGGCTCTGGCCGGCGAACCGCTCGCGCGCCGAAATGTGCCTCTTGGGCCCGTCGGCCTTTTTGTTGCCCTTGATGGCCTGGTATCCCTCCTCGGGCGCCGGCTCGGCCGTGAAGATGAACTCCAACAGCGCACCGGCAACCAGACAAGAAGCGAGGTGAGCCGGCAGGTAGTGGTGCAGGAACAGTTGGCGGCCCATCAAGTAAAAGGGGAAATAGTGAGTTGCCCAggccaggaagaagaagccggtcGAGTTGTACAGCCGCGAACGGGTGCCTGTGGGACATGGTCAGCATTCGCTTTCCGATTTGCGGGATACGCATGGAACTTACGGTGGTCAAGAGCGTCAATGCCCCGTCTAAGTGACACCTGGTCCGCGCCGATGATACCGGCAAAGACAGCCAACAGACTGCTTGCGAGCCACCATCCGATAGGGTTTCCGAGGAAGTAGATCTGCTGACGCGTATCGTTCTGCGTCCAGAAGCTGACGCCGCGTAGCAGGAATGGCCACTGGTAAGGGTGGCTGGCGTACGGGTGGCTGCTGGTCAGCTGGTTGTTGTGCCAGAACATGGACCGCTGCAGCTCAAACCACTTGCGGAAAAAGGACAACGTCTTAACTTCCTTCTCGGGTTTCTCGCGTCTCTTGGAATCCAACGGAACCGAGgggaggtcctcgacgaacCAGATGTTCGAGCTCGGTGCCAACTGCTTGTTGCCATTGATCTCCTGCTGCTTGTGTCCCCACTCGGGAAGAGGAGTCGTATGGGTCCACATGGCAACCTTGCTGGGGTTGTGAATGAGCTTGAAGTGGCTCGAAATGCTCCTGAACTCCTGGCCCGGCTTTCCGTTCTCGACTCGAATCTCGAAAAGCGTATCATTCAGACGGTCGCCGTACGCATCAGTCAAAGGCACCGTCGTGAACTCCTGGTTCGTGGGGTAGTACGGCGAGGCCACGTCGTGAGACAACAGCATCGTGTCAGTGCCCAGGTGCCTGAGACGAACGACGTCCTGGTTCCGGACGGGCTTGCCAGGCTTTTGGTCGTCGACCAGGGGGATGATTTGCCAGTAGTTGTTGGTGTCGTTGTACGGGTATCCGGTGACCTGCTGGCCCTGGCTGGAAACACGGCCGTCATCGTAGCGCAGAGGGTAGTGGTCCTCGTGGCTGTGGAGATACGTCTTAGTCTCCTTGTGGCGGAGCGTAATTGTGTCATAGTACTCAACGCTCAGCGAGTTGGCCAACATGACGTTGTCGCTCAGCGTTTCCTGGAACTCGGGGGTCATGAAGTCGTCGCCGGGACCGGACCGGGTCAAGACGGCAAAGTGAACCTGGAACCAGAAGAGGTAGAACATAAAAGGCAGGATGATCAGGCCAAAGGCACGGGCCGCAAAGTGCTTGCCGAACTCGGGAAGGCtgagggcgccgccgggtcTCTTAATGTCTAGCAGGGTCCAGAGATCGATAACCACCGCCGATCCGATAGtgacgaaggcgaagaggCCAACGTACTTGGTCGAAATATCGGCAGACAGGGCGAAGCCTGTGAGGACAAGCCACTTCCACCACTTGCGCGAGAAGGGCTCGTGGCGCAGCTTGTAGAACTTGATGTAGCAGAGCAAGCTGCACGccatggcgaagacgagagTGGCATCCAGGAGGATCAATCGAGTCTGGCCAATGTGGGCGTTGTCGAGCAAAACGAGCCCGGCGGCCAACAGGCAAGCAGGCAAGCTGTAACCGGACTCCCACATGATGAGGTAGGTGACGGAGACGGTCAGGGCGCCAAGAATGGCGGGAAGGGCTCGGAAGGCAACATAGGGCACCTTGTTGGAGATGTACGAGTCGCCAATGTTCTCGAAGTGGAAGTGCCCGTCGTAGCCAACAAGCCATCCCATAAGAGCAAAGAGGAGCTTTCCGAACGGGGGATGGACATCGAAGAAGTAGGTTCTCTCCAGGTAGTACGAAGCAAACTATCGGGAGGCGGCCGTGTTAGCTGAGGCTGTCCAATTGTTCCGAGGGCCAGGTCGAGACGAAAATCCCGAGTGGAAGCTGCGTCGACATACCTTGCCAAAGTGAACctcgtcgaagacgacctcaTTGGGATGGCTGATGCCCCAGAACCGGGTCACAAAGGCGAGGACGGTGGTGATGAAGAGGCCGAAGCCGTACTCGCGCCCCGAGCCGGTGCGCTTGTTCTTCGCAACCGACTTGTTCAGTGCGTTGGCGATGTCGTCGGCAGCAGCGCCCGGCGTCGTGGGCCGCTTCGCATTGGTGCGCTGGCGAACGCTGCCCTGCGGGGTGGCagtcgtcgacgccatgaTTCGCGTGGGGAGTTCGAAGTCAACGGGGACAAAAGAGCTGCTCGCGGTGGAGATTGTCAgcgaaaagaagaaggaaaagccTTGTAGGCAGCAAGAGGTTTTGTGCGAGAGCTGGGAGATACGTCGGCCCTCCAGCAGGATCTCAGGTCgaaaaaagagaaggacaGATAGCTCCAACTGATGGAACCCGATAGGGCGGGAAGAAGGGTACGTATCGCTTTGTCGAGCTGTACCCAAGGGAGTACAGCACCTCAGGGGCTTCGCAGCTGGGTACTTACACGCTtatggaggggggggaagtgGACCACGCCAGCCTTCACGTCACACTGatgagagggagaaaggaAGGGAATATAGGAAGAAAGTGAGGCCTTAAGGAGTGactgaagaagaagttgTAGAAGGAAttgagaagaaaagaggcCGGCTTCGAATATCGCGACGgtgaagacgaaggagaCAAGAAATAGACAAGGGGAAGATTAATGGATTGATCGGCCCCGGGAAACTCTTTCTCTCACGCGGAAAAATCAATCGGAGATGGGAGACCTTCTGGCGACGGGCACACTGaaccttacctacctacctaggtagatatCCGTACCCAAGATTGGATGGCCCCCCCAAGGGACATACTTCAGCAGGGGTTGATGACTTCTGGGACTGCTTGTGGATTGGACACTTGGCCAAAGCGAGAGAGCTGCCATCCATCGGATGAGTTGATCCAATTGGACGAAGCTGCGCTAACAATTTCGGGTCAATGTTCCAAGGGCGGGTTGGGGGGCGGCGCTCAGACTGGAGGGAGCTCCAGCCCACCTTCCCACCTTCCCACCTTCCGCGCGCCATAGGGTGGTGATTGTGGCGATAAGATAAGGAGTTTCTCTTGATGGACTGAGTCTGAGAGAGCATCCAATACAAGAAGCACTCTCGTTGTCTGGGCAAAAGTTGTCGGGGATATTCTCCGACAAGCACACGCGCGAATGTGAGCTTCAAGCATGACTTGCATTCCAAGGAAGAGGCAGGTTCGGCTAGGTCGGACACAACGACATACTCTCATCCCACGATGCAGGGCCGACCCATGACTTGGTCCGGCTATCGAAACCTGTGAGTCGTTGCATAATGAGATGGCAATTCGAAGTGCCAATGAGAGATGAAGTATTCAGTTTCGGGCCACGAAGGAAGATAGTACCTCAATTGACTCGATCCAGCGCTCAGTTGACAACCTGATACCTTGGTGCGTTGCCGCACTGCCTTGCCAGGGCGCCTTACGTAGGGTACCTGAACGTCCGCCACTACCCGCCCGGGGCTCTGGGAGACTCTCAACCGCCGAAGAACGGAGCTCGAGTGCAACGGCGGGGTCGGTCGTCCGAGTCCCGCTCTCTCCCCCCAAAGGCGAACTTTACGTGCTCTCTCTCAACCGCCCCGATCGAAACCCCCTCCAATCGCTCGAAAATTAAATCCCCACGGTGTATTTCTTTCCCAAATGTCATCGCTCCTTAGATCCGTCACCAGAGTCTCATCCCGTACCGCCATCCGCCAATCCACCTCCCTCCTGACAAAGTTCCGGCCTCAGCCCTTCAGCCTCCACGCCTCCAAGATGTCTGACCAGTCCATCGTCTTCACCAAGAACGCCCCGGCCCGTGAGTCCTCTCacttccccccctttccgcCGTCGTCAGTGACGCATGCGGGTAGTCTTGAGAAAGCATTTGCTGACTGGCTGGCCATTGAACAGCTGTTGGTCCTTATGTATGAGTCTCCGTGGTCAATGTTTTCTGCGATTGACATCGCCCTTCAGACTAACCATGACTCCCCCTTCCTCAGTCCCAGGCCATCAAGACCCCCACCGCCATCTACTGCTCCGGCCAGATCCCCCTTACCCCCGAGGGCAACCTCCTCGAGGGCTCCATCACGGACAAGACCAAGCAGTGCATCGCCAACCTCGAGgctgtcctcgtcgaggccggctcCTCCATTCAGAAGGTCGTTAAGGTTaacatcttcctcgccgacatgGGCAGCTTCGCTGTGAGTCCTCCCTGTCCCTTTTCCCTTATGCGTTCCCCTCTCGTCACACCCCCAACGTTTTGTTCACGTTTCCCTGACACACACCCCAGGAGATGAACGGCGAGTACGAGAAGTGGTTCACCCACAAGCCCGCCCGCAGCTGCGTTGCTGTCAAGACCCTCCCTAAgaacgtcgacgtcgagatcgaggccatcgccctTCCCTAGGCGCCTCTTGGGTGTCGGAGCCAGGTAGATTTACAATTCAAAATAGTCAAAACGTCAACACAACTCCGCGGGCCTTAGGCGATCTAATTTTTTTCGTGACCCTGTGATGCTTGTCCATTCGTTCCAGGAGTATCGCTGAAGTCGGCTCTCCCAGCATTCCTTTGTGTAGTCCGAAAATCAGGAACCATACACGACCCGTAGGTTGGTTGATCCTTGAACATAGCCATGCTTGTTGTGCCGGGCTCGATAAGCGATATGCTAGCTCATATCGTATCGATAGCTAGACATACATCACACCATCGCGAGAAACTAGTCCCCCCTCACACTGGTCCTTCAGCTCATTATAGCAGTGCCCACAAGTCTCGATTCTGTCACAATTGAACTTGAGTCATTTACAAGCCTCCCCTGGACACGTCAAATGGAGGTA
The DNA window shown above is from Colletotrichum destructivum chromosome 2, complete sequence and carries:
- a CDS encoding Putative mannosyltransferase 1, CMT1 yields the protein MGLFNGLRLSARRLLRSRGLRNLVLVFAVYTFLDALRVQRIVTGALRHDPTRPRRTERVYIAGMHYNDAALIREHWAGAVLALVDALGRDNVFVSVYESGSWDDSKAALRALDEELERRGVRRNIVLDDRSHLEEVEAVPADGEEREGWIRTARGRREMRRIPFLARLRNLTLKDLWARGEEGEVFDKVIFLNDVVFTTEDVLALLDTNNGLYAAACSLDFSHPPSYYDTFALRDSDGQAHLMQTWPYFRSRRSREAMTAYSDAVPVRSCWNGIVAMPAAPFLAASREKGGRGRLAFRAVPDSLAEEKHLEASECCLIHVDNPLSESLGVYLNPRVRVGYSPEAYAATHPERDSWLSVWRIIVGGWEAGIRRWLTSDAIKEWVVKRRIREWEAEGEGRRERGVECLINEGQVLVYNGWAHV
- a CDS encoding Putative YjgF/YER057c/UK114 family, RutC-like superfamily protein codes for the protein MSSLLRSVTRVSSRTAIRQSTSLLTKFRPQPFSLHASKMSDQSIVFTKNAPAPVGPYSQAIKTPTAIYCSGQIPLTPEGNLLEGSITDKTKQCIANLEAVLVEAGSSIQKVVKVNIFLADMGSFAEMNGEYEKWFTHKPARSCVAVKTLPKNVDVEIEAIALP
- a CDS encoding Putative glycosyl transferase family 39/83, glycosyltransferase 39, Mir domain superfamily encodes the protein MASTTATPQGSVRQRTNAKRPTTPGAAADDIANALNKSVAKNKRTGSGREYGFGLFITTVLAFVTRFWGISHPNEVVFDEVHFGKFASYYLERTYFFDVHPPFGKLLFALMGWLVGYDGHFHFENIGDSYISNKVPYVAFRALPAILGALTVSVTYLIMWESGYSLPACLLAAGLVLLDNAHIGQTRLILLDATLVFAMACSLLCYIKFYKLRHEPFSRKWWKWLVLTGFALSADISTKYVGLFAFVTIGSAVVIDLWTLLDIKRPGGALSLPEFGKHFAARAFGLIILPFMFYLFWFQVHFAVLTRSGPGDDFMTPEFQETLSDNVMLANSLSVEYYDTITLRHKETKTYLHSHEDHYPLRYDDGRVSSQGQQVTGYPYNDTNNYWQIIPLVDDQKPGKPVRNQDVVRLRHLGTDTMLLSHDVASPYYPTNQEFTTVPLTDAYGDRLNDTLFEIRVENGKPGQEFRSISSHFKLIHNPSKVAMWTHTTPLPEWGHKQQEINGNKQLAPSSNIWFVEDLPSVPLDSKRREKPEKEVKTLSFFRKWFELQRSMFWHNNQLTSSHPYASHPYQWPFLLRGVSFWTQNDTRQQIYFLGNPIGWWLASSLLAVFAGIIGADQVSLRRGIDALDHRTRSRLYNSTGFFFLAWATHYFPFYLMGRQLFLHHYLPAHLASCLVAGALLEFIFTAEPAPEEGYQAIKGNKKADGPKRHISARERFAGQSLVGAWIACGVILLIALAGWYFFLPLTYGYPGLSVDEVVRRKWLGYDLHFAK